One genomic segment of Bremerella alba includes these proteins:
- the tssA gene encoding type VI secretion system protein TssA — MAFPQVLDIESLINPISEESPSGVELRGSEQANEFFDLREVFNQSNKAERDLQTAMAFPDEEFPDLKDPEWEEVRDRSMHILANYSKDVSVASWLIEASMRLEGIPGLRDGFKAMLEICRRYWDNIHPEPDEDEGYAETVSQLTGLTSDRSYGVLDNLPLTNGGGGSYSLFDFNEANRIDGMDAEDKQRRISEGAVERHTFDESFRTTSRDHLNNVIEDLDTLIATIRELETYLDERCLRNSYGEETAPSMTSFRQRLESIRSTVQQLMSELLLDEVTESTDSAGEESEDGGPVVQQKGVAGTIQSRADAIKMIRKAAEYFRKTEPQSFIYFKLEQAARWAEMPFPELLKELLRDETAMGELHRRTGIPIPDDDSGY, encoded by the coding sequence ATGGCATTTCCACAAGTACTCGATATCGAATCGCTGATAAATCCGATCTCGGAGGAAAGCCCGAGCGGCGTGGAACTTCGTGGCTCTGAACAGGCCAACGAGTTTTTCGATCTACGTGAAGTCTTCAATCAGTCGAACAAGGCCGAGCGTGATTTACAGACCGCAATGGCATTTCCGGACGAGGAATTCCCCGACTTGAAAGACCCGGAGTGGGAAGAAGTCCGCGATCGGTCGATGCACATATTGGCCAACTACTCTAAGGACGTTTCGGTCGCCTCTTGGTTAATTGAAGCCTCGATGCGACTGGAGGGGATCCCCGGTCTGCGAGATGGCTTTAAGGCGATGCTAGAGATTTGTCGTCGCTATTGGGACAACATTCACCCAGAACCCGACGAAGATGAAGGCTACGCCGAAACAGTCTCGCAGTTGACCGGCCTTACTAGCGATCGCTCGTATGGAGTTTTGGACAATCTTCCGTTAACAAACGGTGGAGGGGGGAGCTACTCCCTCTTTGACTTCAATGAAGCCAACCGCATCGATGGTATGGATGCGGAAGACAAGCAGCGGCGGATTAGCGAGGGGGCGGTTGAGCGGCACACGTTCGACGAGTCCTTTCGCACGACATCTCGAGATCATTTGAATAACGTAATCGAAGATCTCGATACATTGATCGCTACGATTCGCGAGTTGGAAACGTACTTGGACGAGCGTTGTCTGCGGAATTCCTACGGGGAAGAGACGGCCCCGTCGATGACCTCGTTTCGTCAACGACTCGAATCAATTCGATCGACGGTCCAACAACTGATGTCGGAACTATTGCTCGACGAGGTGACGGAATCGACCGACTCTGCCGGCGAGGAGTCGGAAGATGGAGGGCCTGTCGTTCAGCAAAAAGGAGTCGCCGGTACCATTCAAAGCCGAGCTGATGCGATCAAGATGATCCGTAAGGCGGCGGAGTATTTTCGTAAGACGGAACCGCAGTCTTTCATCTATTTCAAATTGGAACAAGCAGCCCGATGGGCCGAAATGCCCTTTCCCGAACTGCTCAAAGAATTACTTCGAGATGAGACCGCCATGGGCGAATTGCATCGTCGAACTGGGATTCCTATACCCGACGACGATAGTGGATATTAA
- the tssB gene encoding type VI secretion system contractile sheath small subunit, whose product MAESYQKRLNRVRKPRVHITYDVETGDAMEKKELPFVVGVMGDFSGNPSEKLEPLKERKFVQIDRDNIDDVMKRFRPELNMRVDNTLAGDGSEMAVNLKFESMDDFSPANVAKQVEPLKKLLATRDNLRDLLTKIDRSDDLETLLEQVMNDADQLKKLAGELGVDESGDADKGDS is encoded by the coding sequence ATGGCTGAAAGTTATCAAAAGAGGCTCAACCGCGTCCGTAAGCCTCGCGTCCACATCACCTATGACGTGGAAACGGGTGACGCGATGGAAAAGAAAGAGCTTCCGTTCGTTGTGGGCGTCATGGGGGACTTCTCGGGCAACCCATCTGAAAAACTGGAACCGCTCAAAGAACGCAAGTTCGTCCAGATCGATCGTGACAACATCGACGACGTGATGAAGCGTTTTCGTCCCGAACTGAACATGCGGGTCGATAACACGCTGGCCGGCGATGGCTCAGAGATGGCCGTCAACTTGAAGTTCGAATCGATGGACGATTTCAGTCCAGCCAATGTTGCCAAGCAAGTCGAACCACTTAAGAAACTACTCGCCACACGCGACAATCTTCGCGACCTGCTTACCAAGATCGATCGCAGCGACGATCTGGAAACGCTTTTAGAACAGGTCATGAACGACGCAGATCAACTTAAGAAGTTGGCCGGCGAACTGGGTGTTGACGAATCGGGTGATGCCGACAAGGGGGATAGTTAA
- the tssC gene encoding type VI secretion system contractile sheath large subunit has product MSAGEQQSAQSAAQNEDATSLLDAAITATKQTEQPRAKELIETLVQEAMKGTVTFDKDIIRTINQGIAAIDEAVSQQLAAVMHHAEFQKLEGSWRGLHYLVSNSETGEMLKLRVLNASKKDISKDLERAVEFDQSTLFKKVYESEFGLAGGTPYGALIGNFEWDNTPDDIAALEKMSGVAASAFAPFLTAPSASFFGFDDWEELSKPRDLAKIFDSQEYIKWNSFRQSEDSRFVTMCMPRTLARLPYGAATKPVEEFNYEEVETGPSGQPIEVDHGEYCWMNTAFVMGAKMTDAFAKTGWCTAIRGVENGGKVEGLPVHVFKSSDGDSGVKCPTEVAITDRREAELSKLGFLSLCHFKDTDYSVFFGGQTTQKPKQYHDPDATANAEISARLPYIMASSRFAHYLKVIARDKIGSFMERDDCERWLNDWIHNYVCADERPSAEVKARLPLAQARVEVTETPGKPGSYNAVAYLRPWLQMEELTASLRMVASIPQKAG; this is encoded by the coding sequence ATGAGTGCAGGCGAACAACAATCGGCCCAATCGGCGGCACAAAACGAAGATGCTACCAGTTTGCTGGATGCCGCGATCACCGCGACCAAGCAAACCGAGCAGCCACGAGCCAAGGAGTTGATTGAAACTCTGGTTCAAGAGGCCATGAAGGGTACCGTCACCTTCGATAAAGACATCATCCGCACGATCAATCAAGGGATCGCAGCAATTGATGAGGCCGTGTCGCAACAACTCGCAGCCGTGATGCATCACGCTGAATTCCAGAAACTGGAAGGCAGCTGGCGCGGCTTGCATTACCTGGTCAGCAACAGCGAAACGGGCGAAATGCTCAAGCTGCGTGTGCTGAACGCTTCTAAGAAGGATATCTCGAAGGACCTGGAACGTGCGGTCGAATTCGATCAGAGCACGCTCTTCAAGAAGGTTTACGAGAGCGAATTCGGCCTAGCCGGTGGTACGCCTTACGGGGCGTTGATCGGCAACTTCGAATGGGACAATACGCCCGACGATATTGCCGCTCTGGAAAAGATGTCTGGCGTTGCCGCGTCGGCGTTTGCACCGTTTCTTACGGCACCAAGTGCCAGCTTCTTCGGGTTCGATGATTGGGAAGAACTCTCGAAGCCACGTGACCTGGCCAAGATTTTTGACTCGCAAGAGTACATCAAGTGGAACTCGTTCCGCCAGTCGGAAGACTCTCGCTTCGTCACGATGTGTATGCCGCGAACCCTGGCTCGTTTGCCTTATGGTGCCGCGACCAAGCCGGTTGAAGAGTTCAACTACGAAGAAGTGGAAACCGGTCCCAGCGGTCAGCCGATCGAAGTCGATCATGGCGAATACTGCTGGATGAATACGGCATTCGTGATGGGTGCCAAGATGACCGACGCGTTCGCCAAGACTGGCTGGTGCACGGCCATCCGTGGCGTTGAAAACGGCGGTAAGGTCGAAGGCCTGCCGGTTCACGTCTTCAAGAGCAGCGATGGCGACTCCGGCGTCAAGTGTCCGACGGAAGTGGCGATCACTGATCGTCGTGAAGCGGAATTAAGCAAGCTCGGCTTCCTGTCGCTTTGCCACTTTAAAGACACCGATTACTCGGTCTTCTTCGGTGGTCAAACGACCCAAAAGCCTAAGCAGTACCATGATCCTGATGCGACGGCCAATGCCGAGATCTCGGCACGTTTGCCGTACATCATGGCATCGTCTCGCTTCGCGCACTATCTAAAAGTGATCGCCCGCGATAAGATCGGTTCGTTCATGGAACGAGACGATTGCGAACGTTGGTTGAACGACTGGATTCACAACTACGTTTGTGCCGACGAACGCCCCAGTGCCGAAGTCAAAGCTCGCTTGCCATTGGCCCAAGCACGCGTGGAAGTTACCGAAACGCCCGGCAAGCCCGGTTCGTATAACGCGGTAGCTTACTTGCGACCTTGGCTGCAAATGGAAGAGTTGACCGCCTCGCTAAGGATGGTGGCATCGATTCCGCAGAAAGCAGGCTAG